In one window of Rathayibacter caricis DSM 15933 DNA:
- a CDS encoding TolB family protein, producing the protein MARSLLPDQLCRIRVHDVASGTSTTVFESRTLLVEAPNWSPDGSFLVVNGDGLLFRLPLEGADSGTLQPVPLDGVPEELNNDHVLAPAGGLAYVSARDGHLYAVALDGSAPARRLTEEAPGARFKHYLHGVSPDGTLLALIGGGEDASGRWVTNVYTMPAEGGPLTALTADEHPDDGVDFDETGEVLYFNSERGGGGRAQLFRMRLDGSELERVVESATVDWFPHVSPDGALLLSLAYPDGTAGHPENLPVELRLLDLAGRPAGSVEPGRLVERLFGGQGTINVAGWAPDSSRFAYADYPLPEHL; encoded by the coding sequence ATGGCCCGCTCCCTCCTCCCCGATCAGCTCTGCCGGATCCGTGTGCACGACGTCGCCTCCGGCACGTCGACGACCGTCTTCGAGTCGCGCACTCTGCTCGTCGAAGCGCCCAACTGGTCGCCCGACGGCTCGTTCCTCGTCGTCAACGGCGACGGCCTGCTGTTCCGGCTGCCGCTCGAGGGTGCCGACTCGGGCACGCTCCAGCCGGTCCCGCTCGACGGCGTGCCGGAGGAGCTCAACAACGACCACGTGCTCGCGCCCGCCGGCGGGCTCGCGTACGTGTCGGCGCGCGACGGTCACCTGTACGCGGTGGCCTTGGACGGATCGGCGCCGGCGCGGCGGCTGACGGAGGAGGCGCCCGGAGCGCGCTTCAAGCACTACCTCCACGGAGTCTCGCCCGACGGCACGCTGCTCGCCCTGATCGGTGGCGGCGAGGACGCCTCCGGCCGCTGGGTCACGAACGTGTACACGATGCCCGCCGAGGGAGGCCCGCTCACCGCGCTGACCGCCGACGAGCACCCCGACGACGGGGTCGACTTCGACGAGACCGGCGAGGTCCTCTACTTCAACTCCGAGCGCGGTGGCGGAGGTCGGGCCCAGCTGTTCCGGATGCGCCTCGACGGCTCCGAGCTCGAGCGCGTCGTCGAGTCCGCCACCGTCGACTGGTTCCCGCACGTCTCTCCCGACGGAGCGCTCCTGCTCTCGCTCGCCTACCCGGACGGCACCGCCGGGCACCCGGAGAACCTCCCGGTGGAGCTGCGCCTGCTGGACCTCGCGGGCCGGCCCGCCGGATCCGTCGAGCCCGGCCGCCTGGTGGAGCGCCTCTTCGGCGGGCAGGGCACGATCAACGTCGCCGGCTGGGCTCCCGACTCGTCCCGCTTCGCCTACGCCGACTACCCGCTGCCCGAGCACCTCTGA